Proteins from one Ranitomeya variabilis isolate aRanVar5 chromosome 1, aRanVar5.hap1, whole genome shotgun sequence genomic window:
- the PLBD2 gene encoding putative phospholipase B-like 2: MAAWISLLLLAALAPSVGRAQSAEVSVILDETTGELSTVPERRADAVAWAVLKDTIGENGWAVLELQSNDRYNDSIQAYAAGVAEAAVTQRLIYMHWMNTMVGYCGPYKYQTPYCERLRNYLEANLAWMQEQMEKEQDQKYWHQVRLALLQLKGLEDSYGGLISFPQKEFTLSPFGFLLFQLGGDLEDLEAALNKTDVSRELGSGSCSALIKLLPGNKDLLVSHVTWNTYQSMLRITKKYTLPFRSNPNGRSVVPGSVQTFSSYPGTIFSGDDFYILSSGLITLETTIGNSNPDLWKYIQPQNSVLEWLRNIVANRLATGGKEWADIFSRFNSGTYNNQWMVVDYKKFNIGSTEVPSGLLTILEQLPGMVISADKSDLLYQTGYWASYNVPYFEEIFNASGQVDLLKKYGDWFSYSKTPRAQIFRRNQTLVQDLKSMVKLMRYNDFLHDALSRCESCDPKQNGENAISARSDLNPANGTYPFGAMRQRQHGGTDVKVTSYEFAKHHKLVVVNGPTWDQVPAFQWSTSPFSSLMHMGHPDLWKFSPIVISWD, from the exons ATGGCCGCTTGGATCTCGCTGCTGCTGCTGGCAGCCCTGGCTCCCTCTGTGGGGCGGGCGCAGAGCGCGGAGGTGTCCGTCATCCTGGACGAGACCACTGGGGAACTCAGCACTGTGCCCGAGCGGAGGGCAGACGCGGTGGCGTGGGCTGTGCTCAAAGACACCATCGGGGAGAACGG GTGGGCAGTTCTTGAGTTACAGAGCAATGACCGGTATAATGATAGCATCCAGGCCTATGCGGCAGGGGTGGCGGAGGCGGCGGTCACACAGCGG CTTATCTACATGCACTGGATGAACACCATGGTGGGTTACTGTGGCCCATACAAGTACCAGACTCCATACTGTGAAAGGCTGAGGAACTACCTAGAGGCGAATTTGGCCTGGATGCAGGAACAGATGGAGAAGGAGCAAGATCAGAAATACTGGCACCAG GTTCGGCTGGCCCTGCTGCAGCTGAAGGGCCTGGAGGACAGCTATGGCGGCCTCATCTCCTTTCCCCAGAAGGAGTTCACCCTTAGTCCCTTCGGGTTCCT ACTCTTTCAGCTCGGTGGTGACTTAGAAGATCTAGAAGCGGCGCTGAATAAGACCGATGTCTCCAGAGAGTTGGGTTCGGGGTCCTGCTCTGCTCTCATCAAGCTTCTTCCTGGGAATAAAGATCTCCTTGTGTCTCATGTAACCTGGAACACGTACCAGTCCATGTTGCGCATCACCAAGAAGTACACCCTTCCCTTTCGCTCTAACCCCAATG GAAGATCTGTAGTACCAGGCTCTGTGCAGACGTTTTCTTCTTACCCAGGAACGATCTTCTCTGGTGATGACTTCTATATTCTGAGCAGTGGGCTA ATCACCTTGGAAACAACCATTGGGAACAGCAATCCAGATCTCTGGAAATACATCCAACCACAGAATTCTGTCCTGGAGTGGCTGAGGAATATTGTAGCCAATAGACTGGCCACAGGAGGGAAAGAATGGGCCGATATATTCTCAAGGTTTAATAGTGGAAC GTACAATAATCAGTGGATGGTTGTGGATTACAAAAAATTCAATATTGGAAGCACAGAGGTACCCAGCGGACTTCTCACCATTTTAGAACAACTTCC CGGTATGGTTATTTCGGCAGATAAATCCGATCTTCTTTACCAAACTGGATATTGGGCAAGCTACAATGTCCC GTACTTTGAAGAGATTTTTAATGCTAGTGGGCAAGTGGACCTGTTGAAAAAATATGGAGACTGGTTTAGTTATTCAAAAACTCCTCGTGCTCAAATATTTCGCAGGAATCAGACACTTGTGCAGGACTTGAAATCTATGGTGAAGCTTATGAG GTACAATGATTTTCTTCATGATGCTCTTTCACGTTGCGAAAGTTGTGATCCAAAGCAAAACGGAGAGAATGCAATCTCTGCTCGATCTGATCTTAACCCTGCCAATGGAACATACCCTTTTGGAGCTATGCGTCAGAGACAACATGGTGGTACTGATGTGAAG GTCACAAGTTATGAATTTGCCAAACATCACAAATTGGTGGTTGTTAATGGTCCTACATGGGACCAGGTCCCGGCTTTCCAATGGAGCACTTCTCCCTTCAGCAGCCTCATGCACATGGGCCATCCTGACCTCTGGAAATTTTCTCCCATTGTCATCAGTTGGGATTGA